In the genome of Paenibacillus pabuli, one region contains:
- a CDS encoding DUF5054 domain-containing protein, with amino-acid sequence MTSRKKVHVVFKTHLDIGFTHLAENVVKQYMEEYVPKAIALSAQLEAEGGREQFIWTTGSWLILHYLNHASEEGKQAMEQAIRKGHIVWHGLPFTTHTELMDSSLFRYGLSIGLDLDKQFGKTTIAAKMTDVPGHTLSMVPLMSEAGLRYMHLGVNPASMRPNVPKLFRWQAADGSEIIVNYADTYGEAVEIEGIDDILLFAHTGDNCGPPSAEEIREQFQHIQERYPDAEIMASSLDAFAVHLDQVRDQLPVVREELGDTWIHGGGTDPLKIARFRQLQRLRDKWLTEGRIDPASAEYKGMSDAMLLVVEHTWGLDVKKWLPDFRNYAKPDFNRAREMNDVDVEDIPAKFQYIGAFAMDEFDSHSSGLFSSETSRRTYSMIESSWAEQRGYLDTAVSCLSEDKQKEARQAFEQLNPVKSVSSGTVSASSHQVYSSGGYQLAFNNNGALIQLTDENKKNWVDAKHPFGVYVYETFGTEDYDRYFRTYMQNLPVTHPWADADFSKPGFEFVRPLPSHQVYLPIVTDMHKSGNANGDTYWFRLSMPAESYELYGAPKELELIYTFSQEGVVEASLQWFGKEANRLPEASWFGCGLKVDNPNLWMMDKLGGRISPLNVVKDGNRNLHAVDKGVFYEGTDGQASIEALDSALVAPGQRRLLQFDNSFVSLESGWQFNLHNNIWGTNFPMWYGEDAKFRFRLNTAANRK; translated from the coding sequence ATGACTAGCCGTAAAAAAGTACATGTTGTTTTTAAAACTCACCTGGATATTGGATTTACGCACTTGGCAGAAAACGTCGTAAAGCAGTACATGGAAGAGTATGTGCCCAAAGCAATCGCTCTGTCCGCGCAGTTGGAAGCAGAGGGAGGACGCGAGCAATTCATATGGACCACAGGTTCCTGGTTGATCCTTCATTATCTGAATCATGCGTCCGAAGAGGGCAAACAGGCTATGGAACAGGCGATTCGCAAAGGTCATATCGTATGGCATGGATTACCGTTCACAACGCATACCGAGCTGATGGACTCCTCATTATTTCGCTACGGATTGTCCATCGGACTGGACCTAGATAAACAATTTGGCAAAACGACCATTGCAGCAAAAATGACGGATGTACCCGGGCATACCCTGTCCATGGTGCCTTTGATGAGTGAAGCGGGTCTCCGGTATATGCATCTTGGGGTTAATCCAGCTTCCATGCGCCCGAATGTGCCTAAACTGTTCAGATGGCAGGCAGCGGATGGCAGTGAGATCATTGTGAATTATGCGGACACCTACGGAGAGGCAGTCGAAATTGAAGGTATCGATGATATCTTGTTGTTTGCCCATACAGGCGACAATTGCGGACCGCCAAGCGCAGAAGAGATTCGTGAACAATTCCAGCATATCCAGGAAAGATATCCCGATGCAGAGATTATGGCTTCGTCTCTTGATGCATTTGCAGTGCACCTTGATCAGGTTCGGGACCAATTACCTGTTGTACGAGAAGAGCTCGGGGATACTTGGATTCACGGAGGCGGTACTGACCCGCTTAAAATAGCCCGATTCCGCCAGTTGCAGCGGTTAAGAGACAAGTGGCTGACCGAAGGCCGGATCGATCCGGCAAGCGCTGAATATAAAGGCATGAGTGATGCCATGCTGCTGGTTGTGGAGCATACGTGGGGACTTGATGTGAAGAAATGGCTTCCGGATTTCCGGAATTATGCCAAACCTGACTTCAACCGGGCGCGGGAAATGAACGACGTCGATGTGGAGGATATTCCTGCCAAATTTCAATATATCGGTGCCTTCGCCATGGATGAGTTCGACAGTCATTCCAGCGGACTATTCTCTTCGGAGACGAGCCGTCGTACCTATTCGATGATAGAGAGCTCTTGGGCGGAACAGCGGGGATATTTGGACACGGCTGTGTCGTGCCTGAGTGAAGACAAGCAGAAAGAAGCGCGTCAAGCTTTTGAACAACTAAATCCAGTTAAAAGTGTATCTTCCGGTACTGTATCTGCGTCAAGTCATCAAGTTTATAGCAGTGGCGGATACCAGTTGGCTTTCAATAACAATGGTGCACTGATTCAGCTGACGGATGAGAATAAAAAGAATTGGGTGGACGCGAAGCATCCATTCGGAGTCTATGTCTACGAAACCTTCGGGACGGAGGATTACGACAGGTATTTCCGTACTTATATGCAGAACCTGCCTGTGACACATCCTTGGGCAGATGCCGATTTCAGCAAACCTGGCTTTGAATTTGTGCGCCCACTGCCAAGCCATCAGGTGTACTTGCCAATCGTGACCGATATGCACAAGTCAGGCAATGCTAATGGCGATACGTATTGGTTCCGGTTGTCCATGCCAGCAGAAAGTTATGAATTGTACGGAGCACCCAAGGAACTCGAACTGATATATACGTTTTCACAGGAAGGAGTGGTAGAGGCTAGCTTGCAATGGTTTGGAAAAGAAGCGAATCGTCTTCCAGAGGCCAGTTGGTTTGGATGCGGACTTAAGGTGGATAACCCCAATCTGTGGATGATGGATAAGCTTGGAGGACGAATCTCTCCGTTGAATGTTGTAAAAGACGGCAACCGAAATCTGCATGCTGTTGACAAGGGAGTATTCTATGAGGGCACAGATGGCCAGGCCTCTATTGAAGCATTGGATTCCGCTTTGGTCGCACCTGGACAGAGAAGACTGCTGCAATTCGACAACTCGTTTGTTTCGCTTGAATCCGGATGGCAGTTTAATCTGCATAACAATATTTGGGGTACCAATTTCCCAATGTGGTACGGCGAGGATGCCAAATTCCGCTTTCGACTAAATACAGCTGCAAACCGCAAATAA